The following proteins are encoded in a genomic region of Oceanisphaera profunda:
- a CDS encoding single stranded DNA-binding domain-containing protein, whose product MFITKSNKKNQWQISGYVSKTFIKHGQYGPFGMFVVAIDDGYYSKKEQKFIERTQFIAVDVGKLKDLPPLAIGDYLDLEGKFEIEQWEDKETGKPRTEVKLKAMKLNTHIPAGICQLLKEQGYIKPPQQGAKAPQPGGQQSQKQGGNQSAASPQAPPPQYGGYNQQRGGNST is encoded by the coding sequence ATGTTTATCACCAAGAGCAACAAAAAGAATCAGTGGCAGATATCAGGCTATGTATCTAAAACCTTCATTAAGCATGGTCAATACGGCCCGTTTGGCATGTTCGTGGTGGCCATTGATGATGGTTACTATTCTAAAAAAGAGCAAAAATTTATCGAACGCACCCAGTTTATTGCCGTCGATGTAGGAAAATTGAAGGATTTGCCGCCGCTCGCGATTGGTGATTACCTCGACTTAGAAGGTAAGTTCGAAATTGAACAGTGGGAAGATAAAGAAACAGGAAAACCACGTACCGAAGTCAAACTAAAGGCCATGAAACTTAATACTCACATCCCTGCCGGTATTTGTCAGCTACTCAAGGAGCAGGGTTACATCAAACCTCCTCAGCAGGGCGCTAAAGCTCCACAGCCAGGAGGGCAGCAGTCACAAAAACAGGGTGGAAATCAAAGCGCAGCTTCGCCGCAGGCACCTCCACCGCAATATGGTGGCTATAACCAACAGCGAGGCGGTAATTCAACATAA
- the flgK gene encoding flagellar hook-associated protein FlgK has product MAVDMYQTGVSGLMAAQKQLATTGHNIANVNTEGFNRQRAEQMTEGGLNSGGQFYGTGTRISDVTRMYQQYAFKDVLINSTEQAGATTMYQQLNYLNSSVNDNGKALSSSLDSLYKTIDAFTDNPRDLGNRQLLLAHAQEVAGSFNTLHSNLNQQYSTSSEDIASRANRVSELAAGIAELNQEIMNVGSSGSPNDLLDRRDKLISDLGQEVSITTISEPNGVVSVMLGGRDTLVSGSRAFSLEARLGNPDPQQTELYLTAPDQAKQATKLTASDLGGKLGATAKFRDTVLAPTLSDIGRTAIGLADAFNQVQRQGLDLTGVPGADLFTDINSDSARIGRFFTDNSNVSGEVTITDTSKLTGSEYRLDYKDDKYFITDLAGGEPQEIMPDDDGKLNVDGFSVSISGTPVNGDSMLIRPTRNGAADIGVSLKKPEGLAAASQFTTTANDQNSGNASVSAQITNHAGTNLPTKNDPLVVSFNAAGEYQVVKKSDPTIIIQDGTLDPQDPVITLDGLTINVSGQAGTADSFEVATASGAGNNVNAQAFGDIKQQKMFNGGKNTIGDSINQTLVGIGGKTHSQKIKADSATAALAQSHNRMQSVSGVNLDEEAANLLRFQQAYMASSRVITVANEMFNSLLQIR; this is encoded by the coding sequence ATGGCTGTTGATATGTATCAAACCGGTGTGAGTGGCTTAATGGCCGCACAAAAGCAATTAGCGACCACCGGTCATAACATTGCCAACGTGAACACTGAAGGCTTTAACCGCCAGCGGGCAGAACAAATGACCGAAGGTGGCTTAAACTCCGGCGGTCAGTTTTATGGCACCGGTACCCGTATTAGCGACGTTACCCGCATGTATCAGCAATATGCCTTTAAAGATGTGCTGATTAATAGCACAGAGCAGGCGGGCGCCACCACTATGTATCAGCAGCTTAATTACCTAAATAGCAGCGTAAATGACAACGGCAAAGCGCTGAGCAGCAGCTTGGACTCCTTGTATAAAACCATTGATGCCTTTACCGATAACCCCAGAGATTTAGGTAATCGCCAGCTGTTATTAGCGCATGCCCAAGAGGTAGCTGGTAGCTTTAACACCCTGCACAGCAATCTTAATCAGCAATATTCCACCAGCAGTGAAGACATTGCCAGCCGCGCCAATAGAGTCAGTGAGCTGGCGGCAGGTATTGCTGAGCTAAACCAAGAGATCATGAACGTAGGTTCAAGCGGCTCGCCCAATGATTTATTAGACAGACGCGATAAGCTGATCAGTGACCTGGGCCAAGAAGTCAGCATTACTACCATTAGCGAACCCAATGGGGTGGTATCTGTGATGTTAGGCGGGCGCGATACGCTAGTTAGTGGCAGCCGCGCCTTTAGCTTAGAGGCCAGGCTTGGTAACCCAGATCCGCAACAAACTGAGTTGTATTTAACCGCACCCGATCAAGCCAAGCAGGCGACCAAGCTTACTGCCAGTGACTTAGGCGGCAAACTCGGTGCCACGGCCAAGTTTAGAGACACGGTGCTGGCGCCCACCTTAAGCGATATTGGGCGCACCGCCATTGGCTTGGCTGATGCCTTTAACCAAGTACAGCGCCAAGGGTTAGACTTAACCGGCGTGCCCGGTGCCGATTTATTTACCGATATTAATAGCGACAGTGCCCGAATCGGTCGCTTCTTTACCGACAACAGCAATGTTAGCGGCGAAGTGACCATTACTGATACCAGCAAGTTAACCGGCAGTGAATATCGATTGGATTATAAAGACGATAAGTACTTTATTACCGACTTAGCAGGTGGCGAGCCTCAAGAAATCATGCCCGATGACGACGGCAAGCTGAACGTGGACGGCTTTTCAGTGAGCATCAGCGGCACACCTGTTAATGGCGATAGTATGCTGATCCGTCCTACGCGCAATGGCGCAGCAGATATCGGCGTGAGTTTGAAAAAGCCGGAAGGGCTGGCCGCAGCGAGCCAATTTACCACCACCGCTAATGATCAAAACAGCGGTAATGCCAGCGTTAGCGCACAGATCACGAACCATGCAGGCACTAATTTACCAACTAAGAATGATCCTTTAGTAGTGAGCTTTAATGCAGCAGGTGAGTATCAAGTGGTTAAAAAAAGTGATCCCACTATCATTATTCAAGACGGGACGCTGGATCCACAAGATCCGGTAATTACGCTGGATGGCCTGACGATTAATGTCTCGGGCCAAGCAGGCACGGCAGACAGCTTTGAAGTCGCCACCGCCAGTGGCGCCGGTAATAACGTTAACGCGCAGGCGTTTGGCGATATAAAACAGCAAAAGATGTTTAACGGTGGCAAAAACACCATTGGCGATAGCATTAATCAAACTTTGGTCGGCATTGGCGGCAAAACGCACAGCCAAAAAATAAAGGCTGACTCCGCTACGGCCGCACTTGCTCAGTCACACAACCGCATGCAGTCGGTGTCGGGGGTGAACTTGGATGAAGAAGCCGCCAATTTATTACGTTTTCAGCAAGCCTATATGGCCTCAAGTCGCGTTATTACTGTGGCTAACGAAATGTTCAACTCATTGCTGCAAATTCGCTAA
- the flgJ gene encoding flagellar assembly peptidoglycan hydrolase FlgJ, with translation MKPVDSYSNSLLVNDIQGLDKLRQQGFAEDRGKALDEAARQFESLFTQQLFKSMRAANKVFESDGPMNSRYTEHYQDMHDQQMSAELSKRGSLGLADLVSKQLGGEQPAPQPQARQFDLTDVRRVSGKVIRPLGADGVAGAVEKAKEMARPPLQAASLSANDKDAVVYNASEPFRSPEDFVKRLMPAAVEAGKRMGLPPEAMLAQAALETGWGKKIIGPKNGDSSHNLFGIKADNSWKSTKTWVNTLEYEQGIAVKVKAPFRSYESFNDSFNNYVDFLHENPRYGNALQQTGSPKQYFKELQQAGYATDPKYADKLSSIFDTVTRLVAQA, from the coding sequence ATGAAACCGGTCGATTCATACAGTAATAGCCTCTTGGTTAACGATATCCAAGGGTTAGATAAACTGCGCCAACAAGGCTTTGCCGAAGACAGAGGCAAGGCGCTAGACGAAGCTGCGCGTCAGTTTGAAAGCTTGTTTACCCAGCAGCTGTTTAAATCGATGCGGGCGGCCAATAAGGTGTTTGAATCCGATGGCCCCATGAACAGCCGCTACACCGAACATTATCAAGATATGCACGACCAACAGATGTCGGCAGAACTCAGTAAGCGCGGCAGCTTAGGCTTAGCAGATTTAGTGAGTAAGCAGCTCGGCGGTGAACAGCCTGCACCTCAGCCTCAAGCTCGCCAGTTTGATTTAACTGACGTGCGTCGTGTTTCTGGCAAAGTGATACGCCCCTTAGGTGCCGATGGCGTAGCAGGCGCGGTTGAAAAAGCCAAAGAAATGGCGCGACCGCCATTACAAGCCGCTAGCCTGTCAGCTAACGATAAAGACGCAGTGGTCTATAACGCCAGTGAACCGTTTCGCTCGCCAGAAGACTTTGTGAAGCGTTTAATGCCAGCTGCAGTAGAGGCCGGTAAGCGCATGGGATTGCCGCCCGAGGCCATGCTAGCGCAGGCGGCACTGGAAACCGGTTGGGGTAAAAAGATCATCGGACCAAAAAATGGTGACTCTAGCCATAATCTTTTTGGCATCAAGGCCGATAACAGTTGGAAGAGCACTAAAACTTGGGTGAACACGCTGGAATATGAGCAAGGTATAGCGGTAAAGGTTAAAGCGCCTTTTAGATCATACGAATCCTTTAATGACAGCTTTAACAACTATGTAGATTTTTTGCATGAGAACCCGCGCTACGGCAACGCCTTGCAACAAACCGGTTCGCCTAAGCAGTATTTTAAAGAGTTGCAGCAAGCGGGCTACGCGACCGACCCCAAATATGCCGACAAACTCAGTTCCATTTTTGATACCGTTACCCGATTGGTAGCACAAGCATAA
- a CDS encoding type II toxin-antitoxin system RelE family toxin has protein sequence MMWSVNLVWTVELTSSAKKQLAKIGHTEAQRITKYLRRIMVLADPRTTGKALTGNLREYWRYRVGDYRVICEIRDTELVIVAVTIGHRRDIYQ, from the coding sequence ATGATGTGGAGCGTGAACTTGGTTTGGACAGTTGAACTTACCAGTTCCGCTAAAAAGCAGTTGGCTAAAATAGGCCATACTGAAGCACAGCGAATTACTAAGTATCTACGACGGATAATGGTGCTAGCCGACCCTCGAACTACAGGGAAAGCGTTAACCGGTAACCTGCGTGAATATTGGCGTTATAGAGTGGGTGATTATAGAGTCATTTGTGAAATCAGAGATACGGAGTTAGTTATTGTAGCTGTTACGATTGGTCATCGTAGAGATATTTATCAATGA
- the flgE gene encoding flagellar hook protein FlgE, translating into MSFNIALSGVNAAQKDLDVTANNIANVNTIGFKESRAEFADVYSNSIFANSKTQVGNGVQTAAVAQQFHQGSRLTTNNALDMAINGNGFFVMSNETGSLDRTFTRAGAFRLNDQGFVVNSQGSYLQKFDVNEDGTPISLSLNASKPLQIPERAGIPKKTEATRGEMNLPSKAAALDPDNFDPAKNETYSSSTSVTIYDSLGEPHTLTKYFVKDVNSTSNEWKMFAYVDGEDALGTELSDPLDPASPLVARTLNITFDENGLIQTPKPTEIMSDALAFNNGSDQTQQITIGFDSITQFASPFEVSRLSQDGATVGRLTKVDVGPDGNVVATYSNGTNEKLGIIALARFPNDQGLTQIGDTQWRQSLLSGEAVVGQPNTGTLGKIDASKLEQSNTNLTTELVDLITAQRNFQANSRALEVNSTLMQTVLQIR; encoded by the coding sequence ATGTCTTTTAATATTGCCCTGAGCGGTGTAAATGCGGCCCAGAAAGATCTTGATGTTACAGCTAACAACATCGCCAACGTAAATACCATTGGCTTTAAAGAATCACGCGCTGAGTTTGCTGATGTTTATTCCAATTCCATTTTCGCCAACTCTAAAACGCAAGTGGGTAACGGTGTGCAAACGGCAGCGGTAGCACAGCAGTTTCATCAAGGTAGCCGTTTAACCACTAACAATGCGCTAGATATGGCGATTAACGGTAATGGTTTTTTTGTGATGTCTAATGAAACCGGTTCACTAGACAGAACTTTTACTAGAGCGGGTGCTTTTAGGCTGAATGATCAAGGATTTGTGGTTAACTCTCAAGGTAGCTATTTACAAAAATTTGATGTTAACGAAGACGGAACACCCATCTCACTGTCTTTGAATGCCAGTAAGCCATTGCAAATACCTGAGCGTGCAGGGATACCTAAAAAAACTGAAGCGACTCGTGGCGAAATGAATCTGCCGTCAAAAGCTGCTGCACTTGATCCTGACAATTTTGATCCAGCTAAAAATGAAACCTATAGCTCATCGACGTCAGTGACTATTTATGACTCATTAGGTGAACCGCACACTTTGACTAAATATTTTGTTAAAGATGTGAACTCAACCAGTAATGAGTGGAAGATGTTTGCTTATGTCGATGGTGAAGATGCTTTAGGAACAGAGCTTTCTGACCCACTAGATCCCGCATCTCCTTTAGTCGCACGAACATTAAATATTACTTTTGATGAAAATGGTTTGATCCAGACTCCAAAGCCAACAGAAATTATGTCTGATGCTTTAGCTTTTAATAATGGCTCTGATCAAACACAACAGATTACTATTGGTTTTGATAGCATTACCCAGTTTGCTTCTCCGTTTGAAGTTAGTCGTTTATCACAAGATGGCGCAACTGTGGGCCGCTTAACGAAAGTAGATGTAGGGCCAGACGGCAACGTGGTCGCGACCTACAGCAATGGCACCAATGAAAAGTTAGGTATTATTGCGCTGGCGCGTTTCCCTAACGATCAAGGTCTAACGCAAATAGGCGATACTCAGTGGCGGCAGTCGTTATTATCTGGCGAAGCGGTAGTAGGGCAGCCAAATACCGGAACCTTGGGTAAAATTGATGCTTCTAAACTAGAGCAATCAAATACTAACCTAACGACTGAATTGGTTGATTTAATTACCGCCCAGCGTAATTTTCAGGCTAACTCACGCGCATTAGAAGTAAACAGCACACTAATGCAAACCGTGCTGCAGATACGCTAA
- the flgH gene encoding flagellar basal body L-ring protein FlgH has protein sequence MRKLMMAISVVVIGGLSLVGCASTPYTPKPDDPEFAPVIPSLSEQQLEPNGSIFQDNYANSLYSDIKAHRVGDIITVELAESTRAQKRATTQQAKDSSVNIAAPNIGGSPISVGGYPLSASMSSGNEFDGQANTNQSNSLQGSITVSVSQVLANGNLMVQGEKWLMLNTGEEYVRISGMIRPQDIGADNRVESNRVANARIYYGGTGDFANTQTRGWLSTFFNSPWMPF, from the coding sequence ATGCGCAAACTAATGATGGCCATAAGTGTGGTGGTGATAGGGGGCTTAAGTTTAGTAGGCTGTGCCAGTACGCCTTATACCCCTAAACCCGACGATCCGGAATTTGCGCCTGTTATTCCTAGCTTGAGCGAACAGCAATTAGAGCCTAACGGCTCGATTTTTCAGGATAACTACGCCAACAGCCTGTATTCCGACATTAAAGCGCACCGCGTTGGCGATATTATTACCGTGGAATTAGCCGAGTCGACTCGTGCGCAAAAGCGCGCCACCACTCAGCAAGCGAAAGACTCAAGCGTTAATATTGCCGCGCCTAATATTGGTGGCTCACCGATTTCGGTTGGCGGTTATCCGCTCAGTGCGTCTATGTCGAGCGGCAATGAGTTTGACGGCCAAGCTAACACTAACCAAAGCAACAGCTTACAAGGCAGCATTACCGTGAGCGTGTCTCAAGTGTTAGCCAACGGTAATTTAATGGTGCAGGGCGAAAAGTGGCTCATGCTCAATACCGGCGAAGAATACGTGCGCATTAGCGGCATGATCCGCCCCCAAGACATTGGCGCCGACAACCGCGTAGAGTCTAACCGCGTAGCTAACGCCCGCATTTACTACGGCGGCACCGGCGACTTTGCCAACACCCAAACCCGCGGCTGGCTATCCACCTTCTTCAACAGCCCATGGATGCCTTTTTAA
- the flgG gene encoding flagellar basal-body rod protein FlgG — MNPALWISKTGLDAQQTNISVTSNNLANASTIGFKKGRAIFEDLLYQNVHQPGGRATADTNLPSGLMLGAGSKVVATQKTFTQGSVQTTDNALDVMIDGRGFFEVLLPDGTTGYTRNGQFALNEEGVIVTPGNGYPLQPEMQIPDNAQSISVGTNGEVSVQIAGQAESQIIGQFIITDFANPAGLQPKGENLYLETQSSGAAMQGIAGADGYGTIKQGMLETSNVNVTEELVNLIQAQRVYEMNSKVISSVDEMMAYVNQQL; from the coding sequence ATGAACCCTGCATTATGGATTAGTAAAACCGGCTTAGACGCTCAGCAGACCAATATCTCGGTCACCTCCAATAACTTGGCGAACGCCAGCACCATTGGCTTTAAAAAAGGCCGCGCGATTTTTGAAGACTTGCTCTATCAAAATGTGCACCAGCCCGGTGGCCGTGCTACGGCAGACACCAACTTGCCCTCCGGCCTAATGTTAGGTGCCGGTAGTAAGGTGGTAGCCACCCAAAAAACCTTTACTCAAGGCAGCGTGCAAACCACAGATAACGCGTTGGATGTGATGATTGACGGCCGCGGTTTTTTTGAAGTGCTACTGCCCGATGGCACCACTGGCTATACCCGTAATGGTCAATTTGCCTTGAACGAAGAGGGCGTAATTGTGACGCCGGGTAATGGTTACCCATTGCAGCCGGAAATGCAGATCCCCGATAACGCACAAAGCATTAGCGTAGGTACCAATGGTGAAGTGTCGGTACAAATCGCCGGCCAAGCTGAGTCGCAAATTATCGGTCAGTTTATTATTACCGACTTTGCCAACCCCGCAGGCTTACAGCCTAAAGGCGAAAACTTGTATTTAGAGACTCAGTCTAGTGGCGCTGCTATGCAAGGTATTGCCGGTGCTGACGGTTACGGCACCATTAAGCAAGGCATGTTAGAAACCTCTAACGTAAACGTGACTGAAGAGTTGGTGAACTTGATCCAAGCTCAGCGGGTGTATGAGATGAACTCCAAGGTTATCTCGTCGGTCGATGAAATGATGGCTTACGTTAATCAGCAGCTGTAA
- the flgF gene encoding flagellar basal-body rod protein FlgF, protein MDKLLYIAMSGAKENMHSVAVRSNNLANANTTGFKADMEQARAMQAFGEGMPTRVFAMTERPGQNFATGPIQTTGRDLDVAVAGDGWLAVESKDGGEAYTRFGSLQVTPDGRLQTSNGLNVLDDNGGPIFLPLPLEKMEINKDGTIFARLEGEPANGGAELQRIKTVLPNNADLEKGQDGLFRRKDGQAEAASAQVQLIAGALEGSNVNPVAEMTHLIDLQRRFETQLKMMSHAEENDKAHAQLLRI, encoded by the coding sequence ATGGACAAATTGCTTTATATCGCCATGTCTGGCGCCAAAGAAAACATGCACAGCGTGGCCGTACGCTCTAATAACCTCGCCAACGCTAATACCACCGGCTTTAAAGCCGACATGGAGCAAGCGCGCGCCATGCAAGCCTTTGGCGAGGGCATGCCCACCCGCGTGTTTGCCATGACGGAGCGGCCGGGGCAAAACTTTGCCACCGGACCCATACAAACCACCGGTCGAGATCTTGACGTTGCCGTAGCCGGTGACGGCTGGCTGGCGGTAGAATCTAAAGATGGCGGTGAAGCCTATACCCGCTTTGGTAGCTTGCAAGTTACGCCAGATGGCCGCTTGCAAACCAGTAATGGCTTAAACGTATTAGACGATAACGGCGGGCCGATCTTTTTACCGCTGCCGTTAGAAAAAATGGAAATTAACAAAGACGGCACCATCTTCGCCCGCTTAGAAGGCGAGCCCGCTAACGGCGGTGCTGAGCTGCAGCGTATTAAAACCGTACTGCCCAACAATGCGGATCTGGAAAAAGGCCAAGATGGCCTGTTTCGTCGTAAAGACGGCCAAGCTGAAGCCGCCTCAGCGCAAGTACAACTGATTGCTGGCGCACTGGAGGGCAGTAACGTGAATCCGGTAGCCGAAATGACCCATTTGATCGATCTGCAGCGCCGCTTTGAGACCCAATTAAAAATGATGAGTCACGCAGAAGAAAACGATAAAGCCCATGCTCAGCTGCTGCGCATCTAA
- the flgL gene encoding flagellar hook-associated protein FlgL, whose protein sequence is MRISTNQFYQNSLQHITNKSNQANQQLDKLSSGVRVQTAADDPVAANGIMSYKQELNNIARYQNNINMGENRLRREESILTSAENLSQQAKELMLKANNGAYTAQEKAALSSELTSRIDELLDLANSRDEFGDYIFAGFQTDAAPFSRQANGDVVYQGDSGQRELAISDNVKVGLNHDGNLVFGQVPNPKGDFTVNYNLQDGVREQGLVVERAVISDANNVPAGQPYAINFSDNAGVTEVLITDVDGNALLDKNGDAMTPQPYTAGQPINAGGVSVTLTGEAKAGDVITLTGNPASDQGQDTFDVFAALNRAKEWLDGDGNTASEQSEFADILDELDAVGGHFTRIRADTGIRMQRLDSQRETHADMTLTLDKVRGGMEDLDYAQAIGDLNQTMVALQASQSVFGKLQGMSLFNYI, encoded by the coding sequence GTGCGTATCTCAACTAATCAGTTTTATCAAAACAGCTTGCAGCACATTACCAATAAAAGTAATCAGGCTAATCAGCAGCTCGATAAATTATCGTCTGGCGTGCGCGTACAAACTGCCGCCGATGATCCGGTAGCGGCTAATGGCATTATGAGTTACAAGCAAGAGCTGAATAATATTGCTCGTTATCAAAATAATATTAATATGGGTGAAAATCGCCTACGCCGCGAAGAAAGCATTCTCACTAGCGCAGAAAATCTTAGCCAACAAGCCAAAGAGCTGATGCTAAAAGCCAATAATGGCGCATACACGGCTCAAGAAAAGGCAGCGCTAAGCAGCGAGCTCACCAGTCGCATTGACGAACTGCTGGACTTAGCCAATAGCCGAGATGAATTTGGTGATTATATTTTTGCCGGTTTTCAAACCGACGCCGCGCCTTTTTCTCGCCAAGCTAACGGCGATGTGGTCTATCAAGGTGATAGCGGTCAGCGCGAATTAGCCATTAGCGATAATGTAAAAGTAGGGCTTAATCACGACGGTAATTTAGTGTTTGGCCAAGTGCCTAATCCTAAAGGTGACTTTACTGTCAACTACAACTTGCAAGACGGCGTGCGTGAGCAAGGCCTAGTAGTTGAACGGGCGGTAATTAGCGATGCCAACAATGTGCCAGCAGGCCAGCCGTATGCGATTAATTTTAGCGATAACGCAGGTGTTACTGAAGTATTAATAACTGACGTTGATGGCAATGCGCTGTTAGATAAAAATGGCGATGCAATGACGCCGCAGCCTTATACCGCTGGGCAACCTATCAACGCCGGTGGTGTTAGCGTTACGCTAACGGGGGAAGCCAAAGCTGGTGATGTAATCACGCTAACAGGCAACCCAGCAAGTGATCAGGGCCAAGATACCTTTGATGTATTTGCGGCATTAAATCGCGCCAAAGAGTGGCTAGACGGTGATGGCAACACTGCCAGTGAGCAAAGCGAATTTGCCGACATTTTAGACGAGCTGGACGCCGTGGGTGGTCACTTTACCCGTATTCGTGCCGACACCGGTATTCGCATGCAACGGCTAGACAGCCAGCGAGAAACCCATGCCGACATGACATTAACGCTCGATAAAGTACGCGGTGGCATGGAAGACTTAGACTACGCCCAAGCCATCGGCGACCTCAACCAAACCATGGTCGCCCTGCAAGCCAGCCAAAGCGTATTCGGCAAACTACAAGGCATGAGTTTGTTTAATTATATCTAA
- a CDS encoding flagellar basal body P-ring protein FlgI: MPVQAARIKDISSVAGVRANQLVGYGLVVGLPGTGERNNAFAAQTFRTMLNNFGITVPENMRPKMNDVAPVAVHAELPAFAKPGQTIDITVSAIGEAKSLRGGTLLQTFLKGVDGRVYALAQGSLIVGGLGAEGADGSSIMINIPTVGRIPAGAMVEREVESSFGRGDTITFNLHRSDFTTAKRMAETINDLVGPNNAQALDATSVQVYAPRDPSERVSYLSTLENLVIDVADESAKIIVNSRTGTIVIGQNVRLKPAAITHGGLTIMIAENPDVSQPNALAGGETVVVPNSTVNVQQQDSRMFKLDTGTTLDDLVRAVNQVGVAPGDLVAILEALRQAGAIQGELVII, encoded by the coding sequence ATGCCTGTGCAGGCGGCGCGTATTAAAGATATTAGCTCGGTGGCCGGCGTGCGAGCCAACCAATTGGTGGGTTATGGCTTGGTGGTGGGCTTGCCCGGTACAGGCGAGCGTAACAACGCCTTTGCCGCGCAAACCTTTAGAACCATGCTCAATAACTTTGGCATTACAGTGCCAGAAAATATGCGCCCTAAAATGAATGACGTAGCACCGGTAGCGGTGCACGCCGAGCTGCCCGCCTTCGCCAAGCCCGGCCAAACCATCGACATTACTGTATCGGCGATTGGTGAGGCCAAAAGCCTGCGTGGCGGCACCTTGCTGCAAACCTTCTTAAAAGGCGTGGACGGGCGCGTATATGCGCTGGCGCAAGGCAGCTTAATAGTCGGCGGCTTGGGTGCTGAGGGCGCCGATGGTTCGTCCATCATGATTAACATTCCGACCGTGGGCCGTATTCCTGCAGGTGCCATGGTAGAGCGGGAAGTGGAAAGCTCTTTTGGCCGTGGTGATACCATTACCTTTAACTTACATCGTTCAGATTTCACCACCGCTAAGCGCATGGCCGAGACCATTAACGACTTGGTGGGCCCTAATAATGCACAAGCATTAGATGCTACCTCGGTGCAGGTTTATGCCCCGCGCGACCCAAGTGAACGCGTCAGTTATTTGTCGACGCTAGAAAACTTGGTGATAGACGTGGCCGACGAGTCCGCCAAAATCATTGTTAACTCGCGCACCGGCACCATAGTGATTGGCCAAAATGTGCGGCTTAAACCCGCCGCTATTACCCACGGCGGCTTAACCATTATGATTGCTGAAAACCCTGATGTGTCGCAACCGAATGCACTGGCCGGCGGCGAAACCGTAGTCGTGCCGAACAGTACTGTTAATGTTCAACAACAAGACTCACGCATGTTTAAGCTCGACACCGGCACCACACTCGACGACTTAGTACGCGCCGTGAATCAAGTAGGCGTGGCCCCCGGAGACTTGGTGGCCATCTTAGAAGCCCTACGCCAAGCCGGCGCCATCCAAGGCGAACTGGTGATTATTTAA
- the relB gene encoding type II toxin-antitoxin system RelB family antitoxin, with amino-acid sequence MSTSIRLPKDIELRLNQLALETGRSKSFYLRELIENGLDDLEDYYLADSVMERVRQGKEELYSLDDVERELGLDS; translated from the coding sequence ATGTCAACTTCAATTAGGTTGCCTAAAGACATTGAGTTACGTCTTAACCAGTTAGCATTAGAAACTGGACGTTCAAAGTCATTCTACTTGCGTGAGCTTATAGAAAATGGGCTTGATGACTTGGAAGATTACTACTTAGCCGACAGCGTGATGGAGCGAGTTCGCCAAGGTAAAGAAGAGCTTTATTCTTTAGATGATGTGGAGCGTGAACTTGGTTTGGACAGTTGA